The segment CTGTGGATGCTCCTCGTCCCCGGGCGGGCACGGGAGGACGGGAAGACACGCACCGCCCCGGCGGCGCCACGCGCGCGTGGCGGGCTCCTCGCCGGACTGCGCTCGCCCGCGTACCGGCGGATCGTGCTCTGCGCCGGACTCCTCGGCGCCGCCACCGTCGGCGACTCCTTCCTGTACCTGCTGCTCCAGCGTCGGCTCGCGTTCGACCCGACCTGGTTCCCGTTCCTGCCGCTCGGCGCGGCCGCCGTCTATCTGCTGCTCGCCGTCCCCGTCGGACGCCTCGCCGACCGGACCGGGCGGCGAGGACCCCTCCTGTACGGGCACGGGGCCCTGCTCCTCGCCTACGGACTGCTCCTGGCCCCGCTGCCCGACCCGGTGGTCCTCCTCGGCGTCCTCCTCCTGCTCGGTGTCTTCTACGCCGCCACCGACGGCGTCCTGATGGCCCTGGCCGGCCCCTTCCTGACCGAGGGCCGGCAGGCGAGCGGCCTCGCCGTCGTCCAGACCGCGCAGGCCCTCGCCCGGCTCGGAGCCGCCGTCGCGTTCGGCGCCGTCTGGACCGCGAGCGGGCCGGAGACCGCGCTCGTCGGGGCGCTGCTCGCCCTCACGGCCGCCCTCTGCTGCGCCGCACGCCTGCTGCCCGCCACCCCCTCGGCACAGGGCGCTCCGAAGCCTTCCGAGAGCGTCGCCCCCGAGCCCTCCGAGAGGACCGACTGACCCATGCCCGCCCTGACCGGCGCCCGCCCGTCCACCCGTACGCGCGTGTGGATCCTCGTACTCGCGCTGCTCCTGCTCGGCGGCGGCGCCACCGCCTACACGCTGCGGGCGGCCTCGGGCCGCGAGGCCGCGGCCACCGGGACCGCCGACCCCGGCTTCACCCTCGACGGCGGCGCCGACGCGCTCTTCGCCCGGGACGCCGCCAGCGGCCGCGTCGCGCGCGTGGACCCGTCCGCGCCCGGCGGCCGGGTGGTGGGCGGCCCCTCCTGCGACCGCTTCCACGCCGCAGGCCCCACCGCCCTCTGCCTCCAGCGCAGGCCGGGCGTCCCGGCCCGCTCGTACGTCCTCGTGCTCGACCGGCGGCTGCGCGAGGTGCGCAGGATCGGCCTGCCGGGCATCCCCAGCCGGGCCCGGGTCTCGGCCTCGGGGAACATGCTCGCCTGGACGATGTTCGCGACCGGTGACTCCTACGCGCGCTCGTCCTTCTCCACCCGCACCTCGATCCTCGATCTGCGCACCGGCTATCTGGTGAAGAACATCGAGCAGATCCCGCTCACCCTCGGCGGCCGCCGCTACCACGCCCCCGACGTCAACTACTGGGGCGTGAGCTTCGCCGCCGACGACAACCGCTTCTACGCCACCGTCTCCACCGACGGCCGGACCCATCTCGTCGAGGGCGACATGCGGAACTGGTCGGCCAAGGCCCTGCGGGAGAACGTCGAATGCCCGTCGCTCTCCCCGGACGGGACCCGGCTCGCCTTCAAGAAGCGGGTCTCCGACGGCCCGAGCGATCCCTGGCGGCTGTACGTGTACGAGCTGAGCACCGGGCGCGAACACGCGGTCGCCGAGCGGCGCGGCATCGACGACCAGGCCCTGTGGACGGACGGGAAGACCCTCGCGTACGGATACGGGGGAGCGGTCTGGTCGGTACCGGCCGACGGCACGGGCACCCCACGCCGACTGGCGCAGGGAGCCTCCTCCCCGGCGGTGCCGCACTGACCGGCGTACCGAAGGACGTCACGCCTTCCGGAGCGAGCCGCGGATCGCGAGCGCCGCCATGGGCAGGAGCAGACAGGCGGCGATCGCGTTCAGCGGACCGTAGCCCGCCTGCGCCACGACCAGACCCGCCCCGAGGCCGCCGAGACCGGCGGCGGTGTTCATGACGAAGTCGGAGAGCCCCTGGACGGCCGCCCGCGCGGCCTGCGGCACCGAATCCGTGAGCAGCGCCGAGCCGGACACCAGACCCGCCGACCAGCCGAGTCCGAGGACGAAGAGACCGAGGGCGGTCCGGCCGTGGCTGGGCCCCGCCGTGCCCGCGACGAGCGCCGCCACGCCGATCAGCCCGACCGCGAGCCCGATCACCGACAGCCTGCCCAACCGGTCGGACAGCCAGCCCATCACGGGGGAGAAGGCGTACATGCCGGCGATGTGCCCGCTGATCACGAGCCCGATCAGCTGGATGTCCGCACCGTGGTGGGTGAGCGCCACCGGGGTCATCGACATGATCGACACCATCGCGGTGTGCGACCCGGCGACGGTGACCAGGGCGAGGCGGGCCTTCGGAGACTCCCGTACGGCCCGCATCCCGGCCCGCAGCGAGCGCTCCTCCGCCGCCTCGCCCGTCCCGGTGTCGGTCAGCGCGCGGGCGGTGAGGAGCGGGTCGGGGCGCAGCAGCAGGGCCACCACGGCCGCCGCGATCACGAAGACTCCGGCGGCCCAGACGAAGGGGCCCGCGGTGGCCGGTATCCCCAGGCCCGCGACGCTCTTCCCGGCCGGCGCGGCGATGTTCGGGCCGAGCACGGCGCCGATCGTGGTCGCCCACACCACCGTGGAGATGGCCCGTGCCCTGCGGTCCGGTTCGGCGAGGTCGGCGGCGGCGAAGCGGGCCGCCAGATTGGCCGAGGACCCGGCGCCGAAGCCGACGAGCCCGATGAGCAGCAGCGGGAAGCTGTCGGCGACCGCCCCGAGCACCGCGACCCCGGCGCCGACCGCGCCGATGAGATACGCGAGGACGAGTCCGGCCCGGCGCCCCCGCGAGGCCATCAGGGCGGCCAGCGGCATGGCGAGCAGCGCCGGACCGGCCACGGTCGCCGTCGAGGCCAGACCGGACAGGGCCTCCGAACCGCTGACGTCCCTGGCCAGGACGGCGGCGAGCGCGACGCCGGTGGCGATGCCGAGGCCGCCGAGGATCTGGGTGGCGATGAGCACGGCCTGAACGCGGCGGCGCAGCGCCGGAAGCTCGGCGTCGGTGACGGGGGCGGATATGTGCTCGGGCAGGGTGGCGTCAGGGGCGCCGGGGGTGCGGGTCACTTACGTGAGTGTGCCAGCCGTCTCACCTGATGGGAATCAGAACAGCGGCGCGGGCAGCACGCCCTCAAGGGCCAACAGCTGCCGCTTGGTCTCCAGACCGCCCCCGAAGCCGCCGAGACCGCCGTCGCTCTCCACCACACGGTGGCACGGCACCACCACCGGCAGCGGATTGGAACCCATCGCCGCCCCGACCGCCTGCGCCGCCCCCGGCTGCCCCACGCGCCTGGCCAGCTCCCCGTACCCGACGGTGGTGCCGTACGGCACACCGCTCGCCAGCTCGCGCAGCACCTGCCGGTTGAAGCCGGCCGTCAGACTCCAGTCCAGAGGCAGGTCGACATCGCCCGGCTCGCCCGCGAAGTACCGGTCGAGACGGCCTATCGCGCCCGCGAGCAGACCCGAGGCACGCTCCACCGGCTCCGCGCCGAGCTGCGCCGCCAGCCGGTCGAGCATCCGGGCCCGCCGCGCCGCGTCGGCATGGAACTCGACCCGCACGAGCCCCCGCTCGGTCGCGGCGAGAAAGAGCGGCCCGATGCCGCTCTCCACGACCGTCCACTCCACCGGGACGGCCCGCCCGCCGCCCGTCGCCCCCGTCGGCCCCGCTTCGATGTCCATGCCGCCCACGGTACGACCCGCCACCGACAGCCCGCCCGGAAACGGCTTCCCGCCTGCCCGATCACGGAAGGCACCGGAACGGCGGCCAAGATCAAGGGCCGGTCTCGCTCCGGTCTCACGAGTGGAAATTCCCCGGTCACGTGGTCGCGAGGCCCGCGGCGCGCCATAATCTCGCCCCGGTAGTACTACCCAGCGGTACCGACTGTTTTCGGACGACGTGGCACCAGGGCTGGAGGACACACGCTCATGCAGGGCACGGTCGACGGATTCAGCTACGGGCTCGTCACTCCGGTGGCGGCCTTTCTCATGGCGTGCCTCGGTGGCGCCCTCGGCCTGCGCTGCACCACGAGATCGCTCCGCCACCGCGAGAGCTTCAAGGCGGGCTGGCTCGCCCTCGGCGCCACCTCGATAGGCACCGGCATCTGGACCATGCACTTCATCGCGATGATGGGCTTCTCGGTCCGGCAGGCGCCCATCAACTACGACCTGCCCATCACCTTCGCCAGCCTGGGCGTCGCCGTCCTCATGGTCGGCATCGGCATCTTCATCGTGGGATACCGGGGGGCGACCGCCCTCACCCTGGTCACCGGCGGCACCATCACCGGCCTCGGCGTGGCGACCATGCACTACCTGGGCATGGCCGGGATGCGCCTCCAGGGACGCATCGAGTACGACACGCTCACCGTCGCGCTGTCCGTGGTCATCGCCGTCGTGGCCGCCACGACGGCCCTCTGGGCGGCCGTCTCCGTACATGGATTTCTGGCCAGCCTCGGTGCGAGCCTGGTGATGGGCGTCGCCGTCAGTGGTATGCACTACACCGCCATGTCGGCGGTCAGCGTCCATCTGCACGGCACCGAGCCCGTCGCCGGCACCGGCGACACCGCCACATCACTGCTCCTGCCGATGCTGATCGGCCCGGCGGTCTTCCTGATCCTCGCCGCCGTCGTCGTCATGTTCGACCCGCTCCTCGTGATGGGCGACCCGGACTGGAAGGGGCCCGCCGCCCGCACCCCGCACCGCCCCGGCGTGCCCGCCCCGCGCCACGTACCGTCCTACGGAGAGCCCGCCAACTGGACGGCCCGGCCCGCCGGACGCGGGGCCCGCAGAGGTGTTCCCAGGGGCGGCCACCGCTCCCAGGACTGGTGACCACGGGCGGCCGGTGAGCCGATCGCCGCCCGACTGTCAGTGCCGGGTCGTACGGTGGTTGCATGCGGCCCGTTTCCAAGATCGAACGTTCGGTGGCGCCCTTCGAGGTCGTCAGTGAGTACAAGCCCAACGGCGACCAGCCGACAGCCATCGCCGACCTGGAGCGGCGTATCCGCGCGGGCGAGAAGGACGTCGTGCTCCTCGGTGCCACCGGCACCGGAAAGTCGGCCACCACCGCGTGGATGATCGAGAAGCTCCAGCGCCCCACCCTGGTGATGGCGCCGAACAAGACCCTGGCCGCCCAGCTGGCGAACGAGTTCCGGGAGCTCCTGCCGAACAACGCGGTGGAGTACTTCGTCTCGTACTACGACTACTACCAGCCCGAGGCGTACGTGCCGCAGTCGGACACGTACATCGAGAAGGACTCCTCCATCAACGAGGAGGTCGAGCGGCTCCGCCACTCCGCCACGAACTCCCTGCTCACCCGCAGGGACGTCATCGTCGTCGCCTCCGTCTCCTGCATCTACGGCCTCGGCACGCCCCAGGAGTACGTGGACCGGATGGTCCCGCTCAAGGTCGGCGAGGAGCTCGACCGCGACCAGCTGCTGCGCCGCTTCGTCGACATCCAGTACACGCGCAACGACCTGGCGTTCACCCGCGGTACCTTCCGCGTCCGCGGCGACACCATCGAGATCTTCCCGGTGTACGAGGAGCTCGCCGTCCGCATCGAGATGTTCGGCGACGAGATCGAGGCCCTCTCCACCCTCCACCCGCTCACCGGCGAGGTCATCAGCGAGGACCGCGAGCTGTACGTGTTCCCCGCCAGCCACTACGTCGCCGGCCCCGAGCGCATGGAGCGCGCGGTCAACGACATCGAGCGGGAGCTGGAGGGCCGCCTCGCCGAGCTCGACAAGCAGGGCAAGCACCTGGAGTCCCAGCGCCTGCGCATGCGGACCACGTACGACCTGGAGATGATGCGCCAGATCGGGTCCTGCTCCGGCATCGAGAACTACTCGATGCACTTCGACGGCCGCGACCCCGGCTCCGCGCCCAACACCCTCATCGACTACTTCCCCGAGGACTTCCTCCTCGTCATCGACGAGTCGCACGTCACCGTGCCACAGATCGGCGCCATGTACGAGGGCGACGCCTCCCGCAAGCGGACCCTGGTCGACCACGGCTTCCGGCTGCCGTCCGCCCTCGACAACCGCCCGCTGAAGTGGGAGGAGTTCCAGGAGCGCATCGGCCAGACCGTCTACCTCTCCGCGACCCCCGGCACGTACGAACTCTCGCGCGGCGACGGCTTCGTCGAGCAGATCATCCGCCCCACCGGACTCGTCGACCCCGAGGTCGTCGTGAAGCCCACCGAGGGCCAGATCGACGACCTGGTCCACGAGATCCGGCTGCGCACCGAGCGCGACGAGCGGGTCCTCGTCACCACCCTCACCAAGAAGATGGCCGAGGACCTCACCGACTACTTCCTGGAGCTCGGCATCCAGGTGCGCTATCTGCACAGCGACGTCGACACCCTGCGCCGCATCGAGCTGCTGCGCGAGCTGCGCGCCGGTGAGTACGACGTCCTCGTCGGCATCAACCTCCTCCGCGAGGGCCTCGACCTCCCCGAGGTGTCCCTCGTCGCCATCCTCGACGCCGACAAGCAGGGCTTCCTGCGCTCCGGGACGTCCCTGATCCAGACGATCGGCCGAGCCGCGCGAAACGTCTCGGGCCAGGTCCACATGTACGCGGACCGGATCACCCCGGCGATGGAGCAGGCCATCGACGAGACCAACCGTCGCCGCGAGAAGCAGATCGCGTACAACACCGAGAACGGCATCGACCCGCAGCCGCTCCGGAAGAAGATCAACGACATCGTCGCGACCATCGCGCGCGAGGAGATCGACACCGAGGAGCTCCTCGGCAGCGGCTACCGCCAGGGCAAGGAGGGCAAGGGCGCCAAGGCCCCCGTCCCCTCCCTCGCCGCGCACGGCGTCAAGGGCAAGGGCAAGGCCGGCTCGACTGTCGAACTCGGCGACCGGCCCGCCACCGAACTGGCCGCGATCATCGAGGAGATGACCGACCGGATGCGCGCCGCCGCCGCCGAGCTGCAGTTCGAGGTGGCCGCCCGGCTCCGCGACGAAGTGGGAGAGCTGAAGAAGGAGTTGCGCCAGATGAAGGAGGCGGGACTCGCCTGACCGGACAGGTCCGGCGCGCGGTCCGGTGTGTTGCAAGACCGACACAAAACCGGACCGCACCTCCGCGGTGTCCGTCGCGCTGCGTAGGGTGCTCGACAACCGCACGCACCGGAACAGCGGGCGCGGGGAACGCCAACGAGAGGGGAAAACGCGTGTCGGTCAATATGACCAAAGGTCAGGCCATCAGCCTGGAGAAGCAGGGCGGGGGCAGCCTCACCCAGGTGCGGATGGGGCTCGGCTGGCAGGCGGCACCGCGCCGCGGTCTCTTCGGCAAGCGCACGCAGGAGATCGACCTGGACGCCTCGGCCGTCCTCTTCGCGGACAAGCAGCCGGTCGACGTGGTCTTCTTCCGTCACCTGGTCAGCGATGACGGCTCGGTCAAGCACACCGGCGACAACCTCGTCGGCGGCGCCGGCCAGGGCGGGGACGACGAGGCGATCCTCGTCGACCTCCAGCGGGTCCCGGTCCACATCGACCAGATCGTCTTCACGGTGAACTCCTTCACCGGCCAGACGTTCCAGGAGGTGCAGAACGCCTTCTGCCGGATCGTCGACGAGACGAACGGCCAGGAGCTCGCGCGCTACACCCTCGACGGCG is part of the Streptomyces sp. NBC_00250 genome and harbors:
- a CDS encoding MFS transporter is translated as MYLATTGRRDAPPAPSGVRRRVPGTVLALGAVSLVTDVSSEMVTAVLPLYLVLGLGLSPLQFGLLDGLSTGATALVRLLGGATADRGGRHKQVGGLGYALSACSRLGLLLAGGATGWIATALAADRLGKGVRTAPRDALITLHSPPEDLGRAFGTHRAMDTTGALLGPLAAFALLWATADAYDAVFAVSFCVGAFGVLLWMLLVPGRAREDGKTRTAPAAPRARGGLLAGLRSPAYRRIVLCAGLLGAATVGDSFLYLLLQRRLAFDPTWFPFLPLGAAAVYLLLAVPVGRLADRTGRRGPLLYGHGALLLAYGLLLAPLPDPVVLLGVLLLLGVFYAATDGVLMALAGPFLTEGRQASGLAVVQTAQALARLGAAVAFGAVWTASGPETALVGALLALTAALCCAARLLPATPSAQGAPKPSESVAPEPSERTD
- a CDS encoding MFS transporter, with protein sequence MTRTPGAPDATLPEHISAPVTDAELPALRRRVQAVLIATQILGGLGIATGVALAAVLARDVSGSEALSGLASTATVAGPALLAMPLAALMASRGRRAGLVLAYLIGAVGAGVAVLGAVADSFPLLLIGLVGFGAGSSANLAARFAAADLAEPDRRARAISTVVWATTIGAVLGPNIAAPAGKSVAGLGIPATAGPFVWAAGVFVIAAAVVALLLRPDPLLTARALTDTGTGEAAEERSLRAGMRAVRESPKARLALVTVAGSHTAMVSIMSMTPVALTHHGADIQLIGLVISGHIAGMYAFSPVMGWLSDRLGRLSVIGLAVGLIGVAALVAGTAGPSHGRTALGLFVLGLGWSAGLVSGSALLTDSVPQAARAAVQGLSDFVMNTAAGLGGLGAGLVVAQAGYGPLNAIAACLLLPMAALAIRGSLRKA
- a CDS encoding methylated-DNA--[protein]-cysteine S-methyltransferase, encoding MDIEAGPTGATGGGRAVPVEWTVVESGIGPLFLAATERGLVRVEFHADAARRARMLDRLAAQLGAEPVERASGLLAGAIGRLDRYFAGEPGDVDLPLDWSLTAGFNRQVLRELASGVPYGTTVGYGELARRVGQPGAAQAVGAAMGSNPLPVVVPCHRVVESDGGLGGFGGGLETKRQLLALEGVLPAPLF
- a CDS encoding MHYT domain-containing protein; this translates as MQGTVDGFSYGLVTPVAAFLMACLGGALGLRCTTRSLRHRESFKAGWLALGATSIGTGIWTMHFIAMMGFSVRQAPINYDLPITFASLGVAVLMVGIGIFIVGYRGATALTLVTGGTITGLGVATMHYLGMAGMRLQGRIEYDTLTVALSVVIAVVAATTALWAAVSVHGFLASLGASLVMGVAVSGMHYTAMSAVSVHLHGTEPVAGTGDTATSLLLPMLIGPAVFLILAAVVVMFDPLLVMGDPDWKGPAARTPHRPGVPAPRHVPSYGEPANWTARPAGRGARRGVPRGGHRSQDW
- the uvrB gene encoding excinuclease ABC subunit UvrB; its protein translation is MRPVSKIERSVAPFEVVSEYKPNGDQPTAIADLERRIRAGEKDVVLLGATGTGKSATTAWMIEKLQRPTLVMAPNKTLAAQLANEFRELLPNNAVEYFVSYYDYYQPEAYVPQSDTYIEKDSSINEEVERLRHSATNSLLTRRDVIVVASVSCIYGLGTPQEYVDRMVPLKVGEELDRDQLLRRFVDIQYTRNDLAFTRGTFRVRGDTIEIFPVYEELAVRIEMFGDEIEALSTLHPLTGEVISEDRELYVFPASHYVAGPERMERAVNDIERELEGRLAELDKQGKHLESQRLRMRTTYDLEMMRQIGSCSGIENYSMHFDGRDPGSAPNTLIDYFPEDFLLVIDESHVTVPQIGAMYEGDASRKRTLVDHGFRLPSALDNRPLKWEEFQERIGQTVYLSATPGTYELSRGDGFVEQIIRPTGLVDPEVVVKPTEGQIDDLVHEIRLRTERDERVLVTTLTKKMAEDLTDYFLELGIQVRYLHSDVDTLRRIELLRELRAGEYDVLVGINLLREGLDLPEVSLVAILDADKQGFLRSGTSLIQTIGRAARNVSGQVHMYADRITPAMEQAIDETNRRREKQIAYNTENGIDPQPLRKKINDIVATIAREEIDTEELLGSGYRQGKEGKGAKAPVPSLAAHGVKGKGKAGSTVELGDRPATELAAIIEEMTDRMRAAAAELQFEVAARLRDEVGELKKELRQMKEAGLA
- a CDS encoding TerD family protein gives rise to the protein MSVNMTKGQAISLEKQGGGSLTQVRMGLGWQAAPRRGLFGKRTQEIDLDASAVLFADKQPVDVVFFRHLVSDDGSVKHTGDNLVGGAGQGGDDEAILVDLQRVPVHIDQIVFTVNSFTGQTFQEVQNAFCRIVDETNGQELARYTLDGGGNYTAQIMAKVHRVGSGWQMTALGNPANGRTFQDLMPAILPHL